Part of the Harpia harpyja isolate bHarHar1 chromosome 16, bHarHar1 primary haplotype, whole genome shotgun sequence genome, CCTTGGGGTCCTTAGAGGCACAAAACCCTGCAGCATGAAATGCTGGGGATGCTTACACTGGAGGTGTAAATGCTTGCACACTACTGATAAAATCAGAAGAATTAAACTTCTCATCactgtcccagctctcccagggtGACTTTGGAAAACTCACTCCATCTGTCTCTGGTGAAAAGCCTGGTGACCATGGACTCCCCAGACATCTTGGAGAGATGGACAGACACTCCTGCTGGAAGAGATCAGGAGCATCTGAGGAGTGTTGCAGACACTGGGGTCCCTTGAATGGAGAGGCCTGAGCAACTGAAATGAGAGAATTGCTCCCTCACTTCCCTCTAACATTAAGATCATGATACAGACCTCTTGGAAAAGCATCAAAAGATACAAAGCGCAAGCTGAGAATTCAACATTATCAACTCCCCAGCTCAGGTCAGGGATCTCCCATTGCCAGCAACTGGCAGTTACAGCTCCTTCACAACATTTATTCACCCTGGAGTAAGGCCATTTTGGTATTGTTTGTTAAACAAGGTTGGAAACTGGAGGGTTGCCCCTGGCCAGCCATTcgctccctcctttccccccccagcgggatgggggagggaactggaagggcaaaagcaagaagaACGTgagggtcgagataaagacagtttaacaagtgtggggaaaaaaaaggaaaacaagtgatgcgACAGCATCCCctgaccacctctcaccagcagacGGATGCCCAGCCACCTTCGGGCAACAGCTACCTTAGAAAGCCTCCCCCAGTCCCGGTTTTCTTGCTGAGCATGAGTGTTCAGACCTACTAAGAGACAACCTTTACTAAGAGTGATCAGACTTGCTTTCAGGGGCATGGGGGCAGATGATACGAATTGTGACATCACTGATTTCTGTGCCAGATCCAAAAATTAAAGCGAGGTATCCTGAGAGGCATATCATGTCTTTTTATGGgattgtatttcttttcacatTGCATTCTCGCTCTGCAGACTTGTATGATAATTGGAGACTATCTCTGGGTTTGGGattaagagagaaagaagagctggCGAGTGCTTTTTGTTCAAATGCATTTGTGCATGGTGGCAAAATTAGCTTTCTTTTAGAAGTATCCTCAGCTggatgagaaggaaggagaaagtaaGAGtaaattgtttttacttttgatttCAGAGAAGAACCATTTCATTTTGGTTCACAATAAAGCAGCAAGAACAACcaccatttttcattttcctggaaCAGACAGAATAATGTTCAGCTCTGCTCGTACGAAAAGAATTGCATCCTGCTTTTAATAAACAGGTTTATTGTTTGACTGATTCCTTGGTAGGATGAGAAGTACATGGACATACCCTTCACTTTTTTTGAGCTGGTGAACTCCTTGACCTCATAAGTCCAATGTTAAATTGCTTCTGTTAGTAGCAAGAGTGATAGGCCATATGGGCAGTATACTTAAATGGGATGCTTTTATATTGGCAATTGTCTAATCTGCTCTTGTGCAGTTCCTGTAATCAGAGCaggtttttgttaaaataattggGCCAAACTGGCAGAGATCTGGATTCAGATAACAttatttgtcttcagaaagaCCTGCTGTGATCCTTCAGCAGGACATCAGCATCCTGGACTTTCAATTGCTAATCTGTGCAAAAAAGGACTTCTCAGATTGCCTTTCTTGGTAAGACTGGCTCCCTGCAACCCCTTTTGTAAAGTATGCAAGTTCTCATGGGCCTGGCTGCCCCCTGCATGTGTCATGCACATCCCCTTCAGCTGGGATCATTCATCCTCTGTGACCAAAAGGTCGTGTTCGGTATTGTTAATGATCCAGGCCATTTGCTAGGACAAATTTCCTTCATGTTGTCCTTTGCAGTCACTTGAACAAGGCTTGGAAATGTCAGGCTATGCTCTGCCCATGGTGACGAACTACTCAGCCCCTGCTGTCGTCTGCCTTCAACCAAAAACATTTTCCAACGTGCACAGCGTTGTTCTTGTCAGGGTGGCTTCTGCACCTGTGCAGGAGCCTTCTGCAAGTTTTGGAAAGCAGCAAATGCTGGTTTTTGTCACTCCTATCACTGAACTTGATCCTGTCTTTGAAAGATGAGGAGTGGTACTGACCATCTGAGGCAGGTAGATCTAGGTCAGCCTCACTGCTCATTGTCTTCCTGTGAAGTTCAGTGTCACTGAGGATTAGCTAGCCTGGGATGGCTCTGCTTTTACATATATGTAGTGGCAGTTAAAAAATGTTCTGCTTCTGCTCTTTGGCACCTTTGTGGAGTCCTGGGGGTGGACCCCATGGCACAGGCAGCACGGGCAAAAGCATGTGGCAGGGGTGTGAGGTGGAAGAGAGGGCAATGGGGGAACACCTTTGTTGGCTCACTTTCCCATAGGGCAGTCTATTCTCAAGATTACACATCAGTTTGTTCCAGAAAAAGGACATTACCCTTCCCTCAATCCTCACTGCATTTGTGAGTTCATGTGGAGTCAGTATACCTAGTAGGACAGTGTGAAGCTGAAGAGAAGTGGTGGGAAAGCACCAAAGAAGATGTACAAGGAGCCATTTCCTTGGGTGTTTAGAAGGTACACTGTCCCTTCTGGTATTTTTCTCTCAGTCCCATCTGCAAAGGAGCAGCCAAGAGCTGTGGGTTGAGGTGCAATTGTGCTGTCTGCCCAGTTTTCCCCTGGGAATCGCTGGGCATCCAGCTTGCTTTCAGGTTCTTGCTGTAGTCAGTGCTGACACCGAAAAACGCCTTCTCCTCCAGGTGACTGCGTGTGCCGcctggggatgctcagagcaCCATGAGTGTGGTCCAAAGTGAGCTGATGTTCAGCTCATGCTCAGTGAGTTTTGGATCCTTTGCTATCAGAACtactgcatttattttgaaaaatcatcAACACTTGGAAAGTTGCTTTGGTTGAGGACGTGATTCCCTCAGGTCATTCAGAGTTAAATTGCTGACCCGTGTGCATTTgtgctgtgtctgtgtgtgttgtgGGTGAGTCACTATATATAATAATGCTGTTGTTTAGACTTTAccaaaacaaacagcatcttGTCCTAacagtaaggaggaaaaaaaaaaagacctttatttataaaaacagatgacagaaataattttaaaacaccaTCTGAATTTTATTTAGAACTTAGATGTTATCTCTAAAGAAATAAGATCTAAAATAGACTGGAAGGTGACAGGGTGTAATAGTCAGCACACAGAGTTTAGAAAAACAGCTGCCAGCATtgtggtttttctccattttttatatttgttcttTTCCCAGAGGCTTTGGATATGAGAAACTGGAAGTCATCGGGGAGTGTTATCAGCAGCTGGGTCAAATATTTTGCCAATTTAAGCCTCTGTCCGAACaagtttctgaaacagaaagtcAGAGCAGTGAACATAGCATGCCAAAATATACAACTGCAGAGAAAAGCCAGACTTACCTATGATACTTGAACAATATACTGAAGTTGTAACCTCTGGCAGAACTTGAGTGAGGACAGAGGCTTAGTCTCTCACCTGCAGGTGCTCACCAGGTCAGTACATGTCGTGAGCTCATGTGTGAACACTAACAAAGAGCAAGTGTGTCACATATGCCAGAGTCTTTCTTGGTATTACCTAGAAGTTTTCTTTCATCTTGGCTCTGTTCCTAAAAACACACCTGCATGAAGCAGGTGCTTTTTCCACAGGGGGAGGTAGCATCTCCATAAATTCTAGCCACTAAGAAAAATTATGGTATTTGTTGTAGAGACCATCTTTTGTTTGTCAATCTCTCAAAGCACTTGGAAGCTTTGTGCTGGTCTGCAACCAAACCTGAGGCCAAGGGATGCTTAAGTTAACGTATTTGGGTGCTCTAGGTCCAAAATCTGGCACAAGGCTGCACAGTTACATACATTTACGATAATAATAAAAGGAGTGAATTACCAGCAGGCTGACGAGGGCCTTTACATGCTCAGGAGAAAGCTCCTCAATACATTCCTTTAATGCGGTCAAAGCAGCTCTAGTCAAATCATCGACTTTATACTGAGAAATTGGTCCAGTGTACAGCTGTTCAGCAGAGCCTTCAAGAAGCGTCTGAAGAAAGCTAGGGACAATCTCATGAGCAGAGCCAGCTCCTGGAGTATGAAAGACAAAGTGGAGTGCAATGAACGAACCTTTCACTTGCTCAGATTCAGCTTCTTCCACCCTTTAACCCCCTCCATCCCAATAATGACATACAAATCACACTAAGTTTTTGCTGAGTGTGTTCTCAGCTCTGCGGGGCTTTTTTTGAAGCCTTCAGAGAAACAGGTTGCCACTGCAGGAGCTGCTCTGTTGCACAGGTCCCTTGGTGGAATCCCACCGTTCAGGGATAAGCTTCTGCCTGCCTGgtcctcagcctcttctcaggctttgtgggatttttttttctcttttccatgcaCCTTTGCTTCCTTatgttatttcttgttttctaacCAGATATCAAAAACGATTCAGCTCCCTTCTCTGAATATGTTTGTGTATTTGTCACCCAGGTTGTCTGTAATATtcagtaattacatttttttctcctgtctctggAATTGTCAGCATTTTAGATGAAAgtaaactgaaaatgtttctgctctCTTAATCTCTTTTCTTCAAGTCCAAATCTTGTCACCTTCTGATGTTGCTACCTACACAACTGCCTACAAAGGCTGATTTTGAATTTACACATAACATGCTGTCCTTCCAAGACCTTGCTAGGTTTTCCAGAGCTACTCATGCAATCTGATCTCCTTTCCATATTCCCTTTGTATAAATTGTCTTGATTTATTCACTGagccttgatttaaaaaaaaaataataatcatgtCTGCTAAGTTCTGTCCCTTCTAGTAAAATTCtggtgttttttctcctcttttattGTCATCCCTGTTCTTAATTTATGAGTTTTAATGTGAGTCACATTGATTAAAATCCATATGCTTTACCTGCTTTTATAAAATTATTAGGTTCTTCAACTGATGAGATAATTTACACTGTCTTATCAGTGTACAGCATATTCCTTATCACTCTGCTGTTTCTCTTACTCTAACTGCACATAACTCTGTTTTTTGTTAATAACCTCAGAGGAATTAACCAAGCTGTGAGTTCACCACCACCCCCTCAACATGTTGAATTACATTGCCTCTGTTTTCACCTTCCAAGTTTACTTCTTTCcctatatttattttctgttttctgacacTTTGGCATCAATGTTGCCTCAGATTAGGCACCTTTGTGGGCTCAAGGAGCCAAGCCTAGAGGTAATGTTAGGTAATGGTAGTAGTTACCCATCATTAACTAACAGAGTAATGTTGGGTTCATTTTGCTTAAGGTTGAGTTGCCACATCTGCTGTAGTCCCTGGAAGCAGCAGGACATATCATTTAATCTAGTGTAGGTGCTTGTGCTGCGATGAGGTGTATTGTCACCAACTCTAGCCCAATCCATCAATTCAAAGGAGAGCCAGGGTGAGTACTTGAACACCAGCCATCACATTGCAGAGATGAAATTTAGTCAGATGAACCTTACTGTACGTATCcaagtgaaaaaaatctcagagacCTTACACAAGCTGCTGTGATTACTATTTTCTTGGAGGCCAGGTACCTAAATTTCCCTGTCATCACCATAAGTCTTCAGTGGGAATCAAAGGGACATCATTTCTGTCAGCAGGGACACAGTATGCTTTCTCTGCAAATTTTAAACAAGGCATCAAGATGCCTTTCATTTGCTTCCTAGAGTAGTTTCCACCAGGTGTTTTAATGGTACTCTGAATAGTTTGAATACTTTGTGCAGAAGTCCAGTAAGTTcaaggttataaaaaaaaaaaaaaaaatttaaaatcctatttttttaattCGTGAAACTTACCAAGGGAGCTGTAGAGCACCACGGTGATGAGCAGAGTAACAGTCAGCTTCATAGCAGAGAGTGCCATTTTCTGCATGTTGTGTGTTAAGCTGTGAAGGCCAGTGAGCGTCCTTTGCAACTGAACACAAAAGACCTGGGATATATATGTGGGGAATTATGCAATGCGATGGAAGGAATGGGCCCAACAGGTCACACAGCTGTACTAAAATTGGATCCAGGTCATGCTTGTTTATGAAGTGGACAGATGAAAAATGTGGGTGACCTCTGCTTTCATCAACTGCTGTCATTGGACCTGGAACAGTGAACATGGTGCTTTGTTAGTGAGAGTTCGCGCTGACATTATGTGTGGGATGTATGGGTTTTGAAGCTCAGCACGAGGACTGAGATTGCTCTGTCCCTGTAAGATGCAGAGCTCCAAAATCAGCAGCCAATAAACTGCATCAAGCCATTTTATCCAAAGCACTTTCAAGCTCATTTATTCCAGGCTTCTGATGTGATTTCATGCAGAACTGCTGCCACTTTTCTTGCATAATTATTCTTCTattgtttttcctgcttctctgctgTAATTCCAGTTCTGCAGGGACTAATGTCTTTATAAGCATCATGATCTGTGAcccagaaatatatatatataaaaaagatatagagatatatataaaaaagatatATCTATATAAAAGAGTAGGCTGATGCGTGAATGAAATAACCACACATTAAAGAAGAACATCTTTAATAGCTGCTTCTATAGAGCTTTTCAGCTGCTCTTAGCCAAGTGTGCATTGTTGAGACATGGAGAAATTGCCTCCAATAAACTCTGAACTGGCAGCTGAATCAGATATGTTGATAATCTTTGGAATAATATCACAGTGTCACTCCTGAacttaaaaaaagtgaagcaCATTTTTAAGGTCAAAATTAATGGACTGTTGGCCAGCTGAAGCAACGTTCAGCACAGATGGCTAATTCTTGAGTTACAGACCTAATTCTGCTAGCTGGCAGCCAGGAAGGATTGGTAgcccccctctcctttcctcccacgTGGGGAAAGCCCAACCGATTTTCATTCAGCCCTGTGCTACGCATGACTGGAAGAGCTCCTGGTGCACATGTGGACCCCACTAGAGCCCAAAGGTGGATGGGGTAAGGAGGTTGGGAGAGTGAAGATCAGATCCATGGACGTTCCTAGTAAGATGCGAGCTATTACTGACTACATGGCGCTGTGTTCTGCTAACCTACTAAAATCTAAAATTACCCTGGCAGAAGGGAAGCCGTAATGGCAGTGTATGTCTTGGGAAAAAATGAGATAGGAGAAAGGAAGGGTCTTTCTGTGGACATGGGGTATCCTCCCTTCTAACTCCTCCTCTAGGAAAGAAGGAAGCATGAGAACCTCCCCTGGAAATGTCAGGAGAtgctttctgcaaaataaagtgCTCTGCATGATTAACACATTGAGGGGGGGAAACATGTCATGATCAACACTTCCTGTGGCTAGGATTTCATTTTTTGGCTCTCAGGTAATAGGAAATGCTGCACACTCAGCATATCCCCTCTGTGAGAAAGAAAGAGGCAGTAGATTTTACAGGGCCAcatcttcagctgaaaaaataGTGTATTGCAgtaaataaaagggggggggggcttttttgaATGATTCAGCTATCACACATACAAGCTACGACTGTAAAATGATATGACCATGGTATTGCGAAGACTAAAAATTTTCCCCTATCTTCTTCTCTCCCCTATCTTCTTCCCCCCCCAAGCATAAGAAAAGTATGCTTTATCTCTGAGATCTTACGTAGTCCATGTGCAACGAACAGCATTTGAAAGAAACACTTATTTTCCTGCTATACTACCCGATCCCTTTTAGTATCTGTGCTGAATAGGTCTTCTGAGATCTTTTACATCTCAGGTTGTTCCTTTGTCATTCATTACccctgattctatgattctatgatttttagcAGAGGGTTTCAAAGTCCA contains:
- the SCGB1C1 gene encoding secretoglobin family 1C member 1 isoform X2 gives rise to the protein MQKMALSAMKLTVTLLITVVLYSSLGAGSAHEIVPSFLQTLLEGSAEQLYTGPISQYKVDDLTRAALTALKECIEELSPEHVKALVSLLKLVRTEA
- the SCGB1C1 gene encoding secretoglobin family 1C member 1 isoform X1, which gives rise to MQKMALSAMKLTVTLLITVVLYSSLGAGSAHEIVPSFLQTLLEGSAEQLYTGPISQYKVDDLTRAALTALKECIEELSPEHVKALVSLLVIHSFYYYRKCM